The following proteins come from a genomic window of Nostoc sp. ATCC 53789:
- the rimP gene encoding ribosome maturation factor RimP has product MAHPLVPQIIDLATPVAEELGLEVVGVVFHTHQSPPVLRVDIRNPQQDTGLNDCERMSRALEASLDAAEIVPDTYVLEVSSPGISRQLVTDREFISFKGFPVIISTTLPYDGQQEWIGQLIRRDETTLYLNQKGRVVEIPRSLITKVQLDERR; this is encoded by the coding sequence ATGGCTCATCCTTTAGTTCCACAAATTATTGATTTGGCGACACCAGTAGCAGAAGAACTGGGATTGGAAGTGGTTGGCGTGGTCTTTCACACTCACCAAAGTCCACCAGTGTTGCGGGTAGACATTCGCAATCCTCAGCAAGACACCGGATTGAATGATTGTGAGAGGATGAGCCGTGCTTTAGAAGCCTCCTTAGATGCTGCGGAAATCGTTCCAGATACATACGTCTTGGAAGTGTCTAGTCCTGGTATTTCGCGGCAACTGGTAACAGACAGGGAGTTTATTTCCTTTAAAGGATTTCCTGTCATTATTTCCACAACGCTTCCCTACGACGGACAACAAGAGTGGATTGGTCAGTTGATTCGCCGGGATGAGACAACACTTTACTTAAACCAAAAGGGTCGTGTAGTCGAAATTCCCCGCTCCCTAATTACTAAGGTGCAGCTAGACGAGCGCCGATAA
- the nusA gene encoding transcription termination factor NusA: protein MSMVTLPGLKELIESISRERNLPRLAVQSAIREALLKGYERYRRAQNLERKQFDEDYFENFEVELDIDGEGFRVLSTKTIVEEVNNTDHQISLDEVQQVAPEAQLGDSVVLDVTPDQGEFGRMAAMQTKQVLAQKLRDQQRQMVQEEFQDLEGTVLQARVLRFERQSVVLAVSSGFGQPEVEAELPKREQLPNDNYRANATFKVYLKKVSQGQQRGPQLLVSRADAGLVVYLFANEVPEIEDEVVRIVAVAREANPPSRYVGPRTKIAVDTLDRDVDPVGACIGARGSRIQVVVNELRGEKIDVIRWSPDPATYIANALSPARVDEVRLMDPESRQTHVLVAEDQLSLAIGKEGQNVRLAARLTGWKIDIKDKAKYDYAGEDEKFTAVRAKYQTEEDDLEFDEELEDENQDELEEEDSFDNNDDE, encoded by the coding sequence ATGTCAATGGTTACTTTACCTGGATTAAAAGAATTAATTGAAAGTATAAGTCGTGAGCGGAATTTACCCCGTCTTGCAGTTCAATCAGCTATTAGAGAAGCACTACTCAAAGGCTACGAACGTTATCGTCGCGCCCAAAATTTAGAGCGAAAACAGTTTGACGAAGATTATTTTGAAAATTTTGAAGTAGAACTCGATATTGACGGAGAGGGATTTCGCGTTCTTTCCACCAAAACCATCGTTGAAGAAGTAAATAACACAGACCATCAGATTTCTTTAGACGAAGTTCAACAAGTAGCTCCCGAAGCACAGTTAGGGGACTCTGTTGTACTAGATGTGACTCCCGACCAAGGAGAATTTGGTCGGATGGCGGCAATGCAAACCAAGCAAGTATTGGCGCAAAAATTACGGGATCAACAGCGCCAGATGGTGCAAGAAGAGTTCCAAGATTTAGAAGGAACTGTTTTGCAAGCAAGAGTCCTACGGTTTGAGCGGCAATCTGTGGTTTTGGCAGTCAGCAGTGGATTTGGTCAGCCAGAAGTAGAAGCCGAGTTACCGAAGCGGGAACAGTTGCCTAACGATAATTATCGGGCAAATGCCACCTTCAAGGTATATCTGAAAAAAGTCTCTCAAGGTCAGCAACGAGGGCCACAGTTGCTGGTGTCTCGTGCTGATGCCGGTTTAGTGGTTTATCTGTTTGCCAACGAAGTCCCAGAAATCGAAGATGAAGTGGTACGGATTGTTGCCGTAGCAAGGGAGGCAAACCCCCCCTCCCGTTATGTCGGTCCCCGGACTAAAATAGCAGTAGATACCCTAGATCGCGATGTAGACCCAGTTGGTGCTTGTATCGGAGCCAGGGGATCGCGAATTCAAGTGGTAGTCAACGAATTACGCGGTGAAAAAATAGATGTAATTCGCTGGTCGCCAGACCCAGCAACATACATCGCTAATGCTTTAAGTCCAGCACGGGTGGATGAAGTACGCCTCATGGACCCAGAATCCCGGCAAACTCACGTACTTGTGGCTGAAGATCAACTAAGTTTAGCTATTGGGAAAGAAGGACAAAACGTCCGTTTGGCAGCCCGCCTGACTGGTTGGAAAATAGATATCAAAGACAAAGCTAAATACGACTATGCCGGAGAAGATGAGAAATTTACCGCTGTCAGAGCAAAATATCAGACAGAGGAAGATGACCTTGAATTCGACGAAGAATTAGAAGATGAAAATCAGGACGAATTAGAAGAGGAGGATAGTTTTGACAATAACGATGACGAATAA
- a CDS encoding YlxR family protein: MKPNYRRCISCRKVGSKDEFWRIVRVFPSGKVQLDQGMGRSAYICPQTSCLQAAQKKNRLGRSLHASVPETLYQSLSQRLASSNTQNQI; encoded by the coding sequence ATGAAACCAAATTATCGGCGCTGTATTAGTTGCCGGAAAGTAGGCTCAAAAGATGAGTTTTGGCGGATTGTCCGCGTCTTTCCATCGGGAAAGGTACAATTAGATCAGGGCATGGGGCGTTCTGCCTATATTTGTCCGCAAACGAGTTGCTTACAAGCGGCTCAAAAAAAAAATCGACTAGGGCGATCGCTACATGCATCAGTGCCAGAAACACTGTATCAAAGCTTGTCGCAACGTCTAGCCAGCAGCAATACCCAAAACCAAATTTAA
- the infB gene encoding translation initiation factor IF-2: MTNGKVRIYELSKELNLDNKELLAICDQLSIAVKSHSSTISESEAENIRTAAEKLAATNVSAKKELGTTSHKPNSPPNGGRNRPAAPHKQQILEIRKPKILRNTTSNAPEASVANNTQAALSEANPPSPPRPFATPASPMKPAAPTRPVPRTQSETQEQPPVTDLEQTPNPSQEPEKVASQKPEKVVPPRPKSEKPIKPQLVAPPARPAAEVAQAEVAQVSDEPVSQADKPILKRDQRLRPVEGDREQIKPRVAKLPTDQSPQSAPQRQARPTPAPTRPEQRGNRPSAPSQLGEGQRPRPARPGESVAAAMPIATPPRQMSGIAGKSQGLGDEPVTPDLLDLKRPSPPRPTKGGKKWVEEEIIDEVKEKAKAGVKGKRIKPILDDEFEEDLLDDDDIDSPAIVQVSLSIARPPKPKATRPVQMPGASLASAPTARGSRKPGSKSGSNRDHHNNRRHQQEADTKRDRPEKVTITGPLTVQELSDVLAVADTEIVKILFLKGMAVSITQNLDIPTITLVGKELEIEVETVEREAEARKITEMVGAEDQEYLHRRPPVVTIMGHVDHGKTTLLDSIRKTKVAAGEAGGITQHIGAYHVDIVHEGKPQQIVFLDTPGHEAFTAMRARGARVTDIAVLVVAADDGVRPQTIEAISHAQAAGVPIVVAINKIDKEGAQPERVKQELTQYGLTAEDWGGETIMVPVSAIRGENLDTLLEMILLVAEVGELSANPDRTAKGTVIEAHLDKAKGAVATLLIQNGTLHVGDILVAGSAFGKVRAMVDDRGKRVDIASPSFAVEVLGLSDVPAAGDEFEVFQNEKEARALASDRADRQRLSRLLQGRVTLTTLSAQAQEGELKELNLILKGDVQGSVEAIVGALKQIPQNEVQIRMLLATAGEITETDIDLAAASNAVIIGFNTTFASGARQAADEAGVDVREYNVIYKLLEDIQDALEGLLEPELVEEPLGQTEVRAVFPVGRGAVAGCYVQSGKLVRNCKVRVRRGGKVIYEGVLDSLKRMKEDAREVNAGYECGVGMDKFNDWVEGDIIESYQMVTKRRTLTLTR; the protein is encoded by the coding sequence ATGACCAACGGCAAAGTTAGAATCTATGAATTATCAAAGGAATTGAATTTGGATAACAAAGAGCTACTAGCAATTTGCGACCAGCTCAGTATCGCGGTCAAAAGTCATAGCAGCACGATTTCAGAATCCGAGGCAGAAAACATCCGCACGGCAGCAGAAAAGCTCGCAGCTACGAATGTTTCAGCCAAAAAGGAACTAGGTACAACCAGCCATAAGCCAAATTCACCACCAAACGGCGGACGTAACCGACCTGCTGCACCCCACAAACAGCAAATTTTGGAAATACGCAAACCCAAAATATTGAGAAATACTACCTCCAACGCCCCAGAGGCGTCAGTTGCCAACAATACCCAAGCTGCCTTGTCTGAAGCTAATCCTCCCTCACCTCCACGGCCTTTTGCTACACCAGCCTCACCCATGAAGCCGGCGGCACCAACTCGACCTGTGCCCCGGACTCAATCTGAGACTCAAGAGCAACCTCCTGTCACCGACTTGGAACAAACACCTAATCCAAGTCAGGAACCGGAAAAAGTAGCATCCCAAAAACCGGAAAAAGTAGTTCCACCGAGACCGAAATCGGAAAAACCGATCAAACCGCAATTAGTTGCCCCTCCGGCAAGGCCGGCGGCAGAAGTTGCCCAAGCAGAAGTAGCCCAAGTGTCAGATGAGCCGGTATCTCAAGCAGATAAACCGATTCTCAAACGCGACCAACGGCTACGTCCCGTTGAAGGCGATCGCGAGCAAATTAAACCCAGAGTTGCTAAACTGCCAACTGACCAGTCTCCACAATCTGCGCCACAAAGACAGGCCAGGCCTACCCCTGCACCCACCAGACCAGAGCAGAGAGGCAATCGACCATCTGCACCATCACAACTAGGAGAGGGGCAAAGACCCAGACCAGCGCGTCCTGGTGAATCAGTAGCAGCCGCAATGCCGATCGCTACTCCACCCAGACAAATGTCAGGAATAGCGGGCAAATCTCAAGGACTGGGTGATGAGCCAGTTACACCCGATCTCCTCGATTTGAAACGCCCAAGTCCGCCTCGCCCGACCAAAGGCGGCAAAAAGTGGGTAGAAGAGGAAATAATCGACGAAGTTAAAGAGAAGGCTAAAGCTGGCGTTAAAGGCAAGCGGATCAAGCCGATATTGGATGATGAATTTGAAGAAGATTTGTTGGATGATGACGATATCGACTCACCAGCAATCGTCCAAGTCAGCCTTTCCATCGCTCGTCCTCCCAAACCAAAAGCGACTCGACCTGTACAGATGCCGGGTGCAAGCCTTGCTAGCGCTCCAACTGCTAGAGGAAGTAGAAAACCTGGTTCTAAGTCTGGTTCCAACCGCGACCATCACAATAACCGTCGCCACCAACAAGAAGCTGATACCAAGCGCGATCGTCCCGAAAAGGTGACGATCACAGGGCCGTTAACTGTACAAGAACTGTCCGACGTTTTAGCTGTTGCCGATACAGAGATTGTCAAAATCCTGTTCCTTAAAGGCATGGCGGTGAGTATCACCCAAAATCTGGACATTCCCACAATTACCCTGGTAGGAAAAGAACTAGAAATAGAAGTCGAAACCGTCGAGCGAGAAGCAGAAGCTCGGAAAATTACGGAAATGGTCGGCGCAGAAGACCAAGAATATCTTCATCGCCGTCCGCCTGTCGTGACAATTATGGGTCACGTAGACCACGGTAAAACAACCCTGCTCGACTCAATCCGCAAAACCAAAGTGGCTGCTGGCGAAGCCGGCGGTATCACTCAGCACATTGGTGCATACCATGTAGATATAGTACATGAGGGCAAACCACAGCAGATAGTCTTCCTGGATACCCCTGGTCACGAAGCTTTTACAGCTATGCGGGCTAGAGGAGCTAGGGTAACAGACATTGCCGTATTAGTAGTGGCTGCTGATGATGGTGTCCGTCCCCAAACCATTGAAGCCATTAGTCACGCTCAAGCTGCGGGAGTGCCAATTGTTGTTGCAATCAACAAAATTGATAAAGAAGGGGCACAGCCAGAGCGGGTGAAACAAGAACTAACCCAGTATGGTCTGACGGCAGAAGATTGGGGTGGTGAGACAATCATGGTTCCCGTGAGCGCCATCAGAGGTGAAAATCTGGATACGCTCTTAGAAATGATTCTCTTGGTAGCAGAAGTTGGAGAACTATCTGCCAACCCAGATCGTACTGCCAAAGGAACTGTCATTGAAGCACATCTGGATAAAGCCAAGGGAGCAGTTGCTACCCTGCTAATTCAGAATGGTACCCTGCATGTGGGAGATATCTTAGTAGCTGGCTCGGCCTTCGGTAAAGTCCGGGCGATGGTGGATGACAGAGGCAAGAGAGTGGATATCGCTTCTCCTTCCTTTGCTGTCGAGGTGTTGGGTTTAAGTGATGTGCCAGCAGCAGGCGACGAGTTCGAGGTCTTCCAGAATGAGAAAGAAGCCAGAGCCCTCGCTAGCGATCGCGCCGACAGACAACGCCTATCCCGCCTGTTACAGGGACGTGTTACCCTCACAACCTTATCGGCTCAAGCACAAGAAGGCGAGTTGAAAGAACTCAACTTGATCTTGAAAGGAGACGTACAAGGTTCCGTAGAAGCCATTGTGGGAGCGCTCAAGCAAATCCCGCAAAACGAAGTCCAAATTCGGATGCTCTTGGCTACTGCTGGGGAAATCACCGAGACAGACATCGACTTAGCAGCTGCCAGTAACGCTGTAATCATTGGTTTCAATACCACCTTCGCTAGTGGCGCTAGACAAGCCGCCGATGAAGCGGGTGTAGATGTCCGGGAATACAACGTCATCTACAAACTCCTAGAAGATATCCAAGATGCCTTGGAAGGTCTTTTGGAACCAGAGTTGGTGGAAGAACCCTTGGGTCAAACCGAAGTTCGTGCCGTCTTCCCAGTCGGTCGCGGTGCTGTTGCCGGTTGCTACGTTCAATCTGGCAAGCTAGTTCGTAACTGCAAAGTCAGGGTACGACGCGGCGGTAAGGTGATTTATGAAGGTGTTCTTGATTCCCTAAAACGGATGAAAGAAGATGCCCGTGAAGTCAACGCCGGTTATGAATGCGGTGTCGGTATGGATAAATTCAATGATTGGGTTGAAGGTGACATCATCGAATCCTATCAGATGGTTACGAAGCGCCGCACTCTCACCTTAACGAGATAG